A segment of the Nitrospinota bacterium genome:
GCGATACCAACGGGGGTACTCTCTGCCATGAACTGCAGGAGATCATCAAAGACGTAAAAAAACATATTCATGTCCCTCTTGGCATCCATACCCACAATGACAGTGACCTTGCTGTGGCTAATACCATTCTTGCAGTACAACTCGGCATTACCCAGGTACAGGGTACGATAAACGGTCTGGGGGAACGGTGTGGGAATGCCAACCTCTGTTCAATAATACCAGATCTGAAACTCAAGCTGAACATTGATTGCATACCTGCTGATAATTTAACAAAACTCTGTGATGCCTCCCGATTCGTTTACGAGCTTGCTAACATGCAGCCCTTGCGGCATCAACCTTTTGTCGGGAGTAGTGCTTTTGCTCACAAGGCAGGAGTACACGTGAGCGCAATCAAAAGAAAACCTGAAACATACGAACATATAAAACCCGAGCAGGTTGGCAATATTCAGAGAGTTCTCATATCGGACCTCGCAGGAAAGAGCAATATCCTTTATAAAGCTAAGGAATTCAACATTGACATATCCTCCAAAGACCCTGAGGTCCAGGAAATCCTGGACAATCTGAAGGAAATGGAAAATAAAGGATATCAATTTGAAGGGGCTGAAGCCTCCTTTGAGATTCTTATGAATGAAGCGCTGGGTAAAAAAAGGAAATATTTTAATCTGGTCGGTTTCCGCGTTATAAACGAAAAGAGGATGGATGAACAGCCGCTTTGCGAGGCTACGATCATGGTTGATGTTGGAGGAGAGGCAGAACATACTGCAGCTCTTGGTAACGGCCCTGTAAATGCCCTCGATAACGCGCTCAGGAAGGCACTGGAAAAATTCTATCCTCAGATCAAAGAGACTGAATTAATCGACTATAAAGTGAGGGTTTTAGACAGCGGTCAGGGTACCGCATCAAAAGTGCGGGTACTCATTGAAACAGGGGATAAGA
Coding sequences within it:
- the cimA gene encoding citramalate synthase, with product TTLRDGSQAEDISFSVEDKIRIAQRLDDLGIHYVEGGWPGSNPRDQQFFKEAIHYHFKKAKIVSFGSTARPGTLPEKDHNLRSLISSKTPAVTIFGKAWDIHVREALRIDLSENLHLISQSLEFMKNHFSEVMFDAEHFFDGYKANYQYALEVLKRAQNAGVDSIILCDTNGGTLCHELQEIIKDVKKHIHVPLGIHTHNDSDLAVANTILAVQLGITQVQGTINGLGERCGNANLCSIIPDLKLKLNIDCIPADNLTKLCDASRFVYELANMQPLRHQPFVGSSAFAHKAGVHVSAIKRKPETYEHIKPEQVGNIQRVLISDLAGKSNILYKAKEFNIDISSKDPEVQEILDNLKEMENKGYQFEGAEASFEILMNEALGKKRKYFNLVGFRVINEKRMDEQPLCEATIMVDVGGEAEHTAALGNGPVNALDNALRKALEKFYPQIKETELIDYKVRVLDSGQGTASKVRVLIETGDKKDKWGTVGVSENIIEASWQALVDSISYKLYKDEKKKITANTL